The DNA segment CAAAACCTTTTCTACACAAGAAACATTATTAAATGCGAAAAGCGCAAGAAGCTGGCTTGCAAGTTACCTGACTAATTATGATATCTCAGATCATTTTGTTGCAGTCAGTTCAAATATTACTAAAGCGATAGAGTTTGGCGTAAAGGAAACTAATATATTGCCTATGTGGGATTGGGTTGGGGGCCGGTTCTCTGTATGGTCTGCAGTTGGGTTACCATTGGCCATAGCCATAGGATATAAAAACTTTGAGCAAATGCGCGCTGGTGCTTTTCAAATGGATGAGCATTTTCAAAATGCCCCTTTTGCTGAGAATATGCCGGTATTAATGGCGTTAATTGGTATTTGGAACTCAAGCTTTTTGGGTTATAACTCCTTGGCTGTTTTACCCTATGATCATTCGTTACGTGCTTTTCCTGGTTATTTACAGCAAGTCGATATGGAAAGTAATGGCAAACGTATTAATCATTTTGGTGACGAGATTAAATTAACCACCGCGCCAATAGTCTTTGGTCAAGAAGGTACGAATGGTCAGCATGCCTTCATGCAGCTAATGCATCAAAGTAATGAAATAGTTCCGGCTGACTTTATCGTGTCACTAACTTCGAACAGCGATTATCATCATCACCATACGATGTTAGTGGCTAACTGTTTCGCTCAAAGTGAAGCTCTGATGGTAGGAAAAACGTTAAAGCAAGCTAAAGCAAACTTAACAGAACAAGGATTATCCGCTAATGATGTAGAGCGTTTGGCTCCGCATAAGGTTATGCCGGGTAATTCGCCGTCAAATACAATTGTATTCGACCATTTTACACCGAAAAGGTTAGGCGCATTTTTGGCATTGTATGAACATAAAATTTTTGTTCAAGGCGTCATGTGGGGGCTTAATTCATTCGATCAATGGGGCGTTGAACTAGGGAAGGAACTCGGCACATCGATATTGGCAGTTATGGGAGGAGAAAGTAATGATACATTATCTAGTTCCACCCAAAATTTAATTTCCAAGTATTTGGATAAACGTCAATAGTGCCTAAATTCAAGCGAATGATAAGTCTAGCGCGAACTCATTGTTAGGGTTAGATTTTATTACTTCGGGTTTATCAAAAAAGAAACCTTGGAAAAAATCAAACCCTAAGTTAATAGCTTGTTTATATTCTTGTTGATTTTCAACTTTTTCGGCGAGTAACTGAATATGAGGGAAGTCCGCGAGGTGTTCAATTAACTCAATGATCTCTTCTATACTACTTTGTCTGAAATCCACTTTTATAATTTTTATAAAAGGGAAGAAGTCGTGCCACTGTTGGTGATGCACAAAATCATCTAACGCAATGCAATAACCCTTCTCATGCAAATCTTTGCAAATGGTTAAAAGCTTTGAGCAAGGCTGTTCAGTTTCCAGTATTTCAACAATGACATGCTTAGCATCAAACTGCTGGGGGTAGCCTTTTTGCAGGGTTTCTAATGTAAAATTTATAAAGGCAGGTTTTTGATTAGTGAAGGTTTTACTCTGCCTGCTCTTGAGCGTGGTTTGTATGAGTTGCACCGTCGCTAAATTTGCATCAATGTCTGGACAAACATTAATCAAGCTATCTCTGAAAAGTAATTCATAAGCAAAAATTTTATTATTTTTATCAACAATCGATTGTCTAGCGGCAAAACCTTTTAGCACATCATAGCTCGCCTGTTTCTCTTTTATTGATATTGCATTATTTAATTGCATTTGTAGTCAAATACCTAATTGTGACTTTTGAAATTCCATTTAAAAATAAACTTAGTTAATACGTTACCACATTAAAAAGAAATAAATAGTGAATTTTTATTTCTGAAATTCTAAATAAACTTGCTCAAATTTAGCTTTTTATTAACCAAGATATTATTAATCTAATTAAAACAAATTGTTAATAAAAAATAACAAGCAAAAATATAGTAATTGTACTGCAATTAGATTTATCATAAGGGATATTTTTTCTTAGTATCCCATGCAAAAACTTAAAGTTTCCATGGTATATACTTAAGAAAGCCTGTTTTAATGCTTAGGAGTCTACTTTGGCCATCGGTACTATTTTTTCGTTAGCGGTTTATTTTATTGTAATGATCGCGATAGGTTTATATGCCTTTAAAAAATCAACAGATGATGTATCGGGATATATGTTGGGGGGGCGCAGTTTAAGCCCTTCCGTGACCGCGCTTTCTGCAGGTGCTTCAGATATGAGTGGTTGGATCCTGATGGGCGTTCCAGGGGCTATGTACATTTCCGGTTTAAGTAGCACGTGGATCGCAATTGGTTTGGTAATTGGTGCTTATGCAAACTATAGAATTGTCGCACCACGTTTGCGTACTTATACAGAACTTGCCAATGACTCTATAACGCTTCCTGACTTTTTTGAAAACCGTTTCAAAGATGATAAACGTTTGCTACGTATAGTCTCTTCGATTGTCATCATCATATTTTTTACCTTATACACTTCATCAGGCATTGTCGCTGGTGGAAAGTTATTTGAAAGCTCTTTTGCGTTGAATTATGAACTTGGCCTTTATATTACGGCTGGTGTTGTAGTTTGCTACACCATGTTTGGTGGCTTCTTAGCGGTGAGTTTAACGGACTTTGTTCAGGGCTGTATTATGTTTATAGCCTTAATATTAGTGCCGGTTGTAGTGATATACAATGTTGGTGGGATAGGCGAAGTGCAACAAAGCATTGAAACTATCAACCCTGACTTGTTCAATATGTTCAGCGGTGTCAGCGCTGTTGCTATTATTTCGGCTATGGCTTGGGGGTTAGGCTATTTTGGCCAACCTCATATTATTGTTCGCTTTATGGCTATTCGCTCTGTAGAAGACTTACCCGTAGCTCGTCGTATCGGCATGAACTGGATGATTGTGTCATTGTGTGGGGCTGTAGCAACAGGGTTTGCCGGTATTGCTTATATCGCTAAAACAGGCATGCCGCTTGACGATCCTGAAACAATATTTATTCTTTTATCACAAGTACTGTTTCATCCGCTAATTGCAGGTTTCCTTCTTGCGGCAATTCTTGCGGCAATTATGAGTACTATTTCGTCGCAATTGTTAGTGACTTCAAGTTCTTTAACTGAAGATTTTTATAAAATCTTTTTAAATAAAGATGCGAGCGAAAAGCAGCTTGTTATGGTTGGTAGATTTTCAGTGCTATTAGTTGCTCTTATCGCCGTATTCTTGGCTTATGATAGAGACAGTTCTATTTTAAGCTTAGTAGGAAACGCTTGGGCAGGTTTTGGCGCCGCATTTGGCCCATTAGTTATCCTTAGCTTGTATTGGAAACGTATGAACAAGCAAGGCGCTTTAGCTGGTATGTTAGTAGGTGCCTTTACCGTGTTGTTTTGGATTTATGCGCCAATTACGGTTAATGGACAAAGCTTAAGTGCTTGGATTTATGAGATTGTACCAGGGTTTATCTTCTCTACTATTGCGATTGTGGTTGTTAGCAGAATGACAGAGCAGCCTGATGGTGATATTCAGGAAACATTCAGCAAAGTTGAGTCTTTGCATACACGCCAACCTGGCTAGCTTCGAATCACGAATACGTTGCACTCCGAATACGCTTCGCTTCGATAGAATCTTCGTGATTCGAAATGAAATGTATTCGAAGTAGCGTAGCTACGTATTCGAAATTTGGAATTGAGTTAAATCGACCATTCAATGCTTTCATCAATTTTTTGCTGCCATTGCTGTAATGGTTCGTTCTTATTACCCATTATAATCACATCACCTTGTTGATATTGATGGGTAATACCAAGCACTGATTCATCACTAAATTGCTTGGTAAATTTTAAATGAGTCGATTTTGGTACAAGAAATACAGTGACATTGTCAAACTTGCCTTCAAACACTAAGTGAATACTGTCCATGCCATCAAAATAACAATCATCGATTGAAATTAATTTTCCGATCTGGTCTTTAAAGCCAACGTTTAAATCAGAAACATCTTCATTGAAACTGGCCAAGTTATATTGGGCATTACCATGTTTAGCAAAGTTATCTGCTTCATGGTGGTAATGCGCTAATGAATAATCAGCAACATTTGAATACGCTGGACTTGAGTTAATAAAACTCACACCAATACCTACCGCGAAAGCTACTGAGGCAGCCATGGCTAAATGTACTCTCGACTTCTTCTTGGTTTGTTGATGTGAATGCAAGCTTTGACGCAAAATAAGTTGGCTGGCTAAGTTTTCTGGCACTTCAACTTTCATCGCGTTAGCAATGTTCGAATCTAAGGCTTTTAAATCATCGGCAAAATCTTTACGCTTTTTGTCATTACTCATTGCGTCGATTATATCTTGATCTTGGCTATTCGGATCAGAATACAGTCTTCGTCTGAATTCTAAGTCATCCATTTATGCGCCCCTTAATTTCGTTATCTTTTTCAATTGCATCTTTGAGTTGATTTCGTGCTCTGAACAAGCGTGTCATCACCGTATTTTTATTTAAATCCAACATATTGGCTATCTCTTCGCCGCTAAACCCACCAATAACTTGCAGAACCAATGGCTCTCGATATTCAACGGGTAAGCGAGCAATTTTTTCCCTTAGCCAATGATCTTCAAGTTGTTGCTCTGTACTAGTTGAAAAATTATCAACGGTACTGCCTTCATCGTATTCGCTCATGTCGAATTGCTTGCGTTCAAAGCGGCGAGCATTTTCTCTACGCAATATCGTAATTAGCCATGACTTAGCAGCTTTTTGGTCTTTCAACGAGTCAAGCGCCCGCCAAGCTCTAAGGAATGTTTCCTGAACTAGATCTTCGGCGATATGTTTGTCATGCACTAACCAGTATGCGTAGCGGTATAAGTCACCGTGCAACGCTTTTACCAATGCTTCGTATCTAACTTGTTTACTTGCCATAAATGGGGCCGGGCTTCCATTAACAATATTATTGTTGGGTATAGGTAAAGACCTTATCGATACCAAATTTATTTCGTAAAAATAAAATATTTCTTTAATTTTATCTCAACAAATAAAAATGCCCACATTTTGTGGGCATTTTTTAATAGCAATAACCTGATATCGGAACTCAAACGTTATTGTGGATTGATCGCTATTTCTATTTGTTGCGCTTGAATGGTTTTAGTTTGCAGCCTTGAAATTATCTTTAATAACTTACTACCTTGCCAGTTTCCTGTGTTGGCTGAGTAATAATTACGCTGTAATTCCGCTAATGCTTCATTGAAATCTACGCTATTAAGCTTTTTACTCACTTGCTCTAAATTAGCAAAGTGCTCGTTCGGATACAGATCTTTAGCCCATAAAGGTAATAAAGCAATCACTTGTTCGCCATTATTTTGTGTACAAGCAGCCATTAATTTTAAATAGCTTTGTTTATCTTCGCTGGTGAATGTTGCTTTGTTAAAGCGTAGGTTGCCTTTCAACTTTGAAACATATAACCAAGCTAATGCTGTCAGGAGCCAACCAGCTAAAAACAGCCATTGCAAAGTCGTGTTATGCTCAGTCACAATTTGCACTTCTGGCTGCATCGGTTGACTGAATGCAGGCGTGGCAGCTTGAACGCCATTGATGGTAACTGTTCTACCAGGAATAACGGTTTGTTCAAGTTTATTAAGCTTAGTATTCCACCAAGGCACAATTAAATCAGGCAAGGTATAGGTACCCGGTTTCGTTGGTACTATGGCAAATTCTTGTACCTTTTGGCTTATTAATAAACCGTTTTGTACGCCGCTTTGACTTTCAGCTTGGTCAGGATATATTTTTAAACCATCCGGCACTTCAAAGTTCAATTCTGGTAGTTGCTCTGCACTAAGTGCTGCTGCAGTTATCGTTACTTTACGAGTGATTGGCTCGCCTAATTCAAATTCTGTGCCTTCAATGGGCCATTCATCTTCAATATTAATAATTTCGCTCGGTAGCCACTCTCCACTGTAATTATCCGGGACTGGCTTCACCATAATATCTATTTCTTTACCGCGAATGCTAACAGGCTTGCCTCTGTCCATTCCTGAAAATAAAGAGCGCTTATTACTAATGATAATTTCACCTTCAAAGGTCGAACTATGCAGCACAAATTTACCACTGGTTTGCGGTTTTACCGAGTAAATACGCTCAATAATTCGATAACGTTTACCGTCGATAATTTGCGTATCTTCCTTATCTTGACCTATTTGCTTAATTTCTGCGCCTGTCATTTTCGGCTCAGTGAGTACGCCGCGTTTTAAGTTTACCGCTAAGTGCAAACGTACTTTTAAGGTAAATTGTTGCTGTACATATACGTCTTGCTCACTTACATCCGAGGTAATATATAAGTCTTTTTGCTGGCTGCTACCTTTTTCACTTTCTGCTAACACAACTAATGCAATTGGTTGGGTGTTTACTCCATCGATAGAAAGAGCAGGGATCACCACTTTGCCTTTTTTACGAGGAATAAGCAGAGTAGTCCACTGAGTTGTTCGGGTCATATCGAAGTTAACCATATTGGTTTGGCTGCTAACGGATGTGCCGCCCACAACAAAATCTTGTTGTAATACGCTCGGGTCAAATGCATCGGCCGATACTGAATCATCGGCTACAATAGTCAGTACGATAGATTCATTAACAACTGCTGGATTCTTATCAATACTTGCGGTCACGCTGGTTAATGCATTCGCCATAAATGTGGCAAATAGCGAAACTATAAAAACGCACTGTTTGATCGTTTTTACCATTTTTCTTTTACTCCAATACTGCTTCTGTTTTGACGACGCTTTTGATACTCCAGTTTCATTTTATTGCGTAGTAATAACTGGGGGTCGTCGGTAACTTTTCTTAGCATTTGTTCATGTTTTTGGTTTAATTCAGCATCTTCATTGCTGGCAGAGTCAACTACGCCAGCACTTTGTTCATCCTGTGCACTTTGTTGTTCATCTTGCTCTGCATTGTCAGCTTGAGCCGCAGCATTTTGTTCTTGTTCGGACTCATCTTGTTCAGCACTTTGTTGCTCATTGTCTTTACTTTGCTGCTCAGATTCTTGTTCGTTAGGGTTTTGATCGCCATTAGGGCTTTCTTGGCTTTGCGAGTCTTGCGATTGTTGATCTTGGTTTTCACCGTCTTGCTGATTTTGATCTTGCTGCTGTTGATCTTGGTTTTCACCGTCTTGCTGATTTTGATCTTGGTTATTATCGTTGTCACCATTTTCACCAGATTGTTGCTGTTCAGATTGTTCCTGATTTTGCTCTTGATTGGAGTCGTCTGAGTTTTGCTCTTGGTTTGACTGGTCTTGTTGCTGTTCTTGTTGTTTTAGTTGCTCCACAAGGGCTTTGTTTATTGCCGCATCCTGATGGTCTGGGTTTTGAGTTAATACCTCATCGTAGGCGTTAATTGCGTCATCATATTGTTGCAGTTTCGCCAGAGCATTACCCTGGTTATAACGGGATTCAGTAGATTCAACTTGCTTAAATGCTTCTAATGCCTTTTCAAAGTCACCGGCTTTATAGTAGCTGCTGCCTTGCCAAAGTGGCTTTGAAAACTGCTTTGCAGCTTCTGCATATTGTTGCTTTTCAAAGTTTGATTGGGCTTGTTGATTTTTGGTTTGCCATAAATCGTCCCATAGGCTTGCTTCAGCCTTTGGTGTATGCAGTGAAGATGCAATTACTAAACTTAATAAAACTGGAGTAAACAGTACTCCGCGGCGGAAGTAACCCAGCATTAAAGGTAGCGCGATTAATAATAAATACGGTCCCATCTCCTGCCATTGGTCGCCTAGGTTGTCTTGTTCATTCTGCATTTCTTTTTTTGCGTCAAGTGCTTTTAACTCACTTAGGTTTTCTAAGTCGCTGTCATCTGCGGTTATTTGGCTAAACACTCCACCACTATTTTTGCTTATTCTGGCAAGTCGTGGTGCATTCATTTTAGGGATAACAATATTGCCCCCTCTATCTTTCATCAGTTCGCCATTAGCTAAGGTAATTGGTGCACCTTGCTCGCTTCCTACACCTAAGATATTTATGCGATGTGGATGCTCATTAGCAAAATCAGTAATATCACTAAGCTCATCTGAGCTTATGCCATCAGTTACCCAATAAATATCACCTTCTAGATGTCCCGCGTTTTGTAGCATTTCATTGGCAAGTATTAATGCCGGGTATGGGTTAGAGCCTAACTCAGGCATAATGCTCGGCGATAATGAAGGCAATAGTAGTTTGATGTTTTCTATATCGGCAGTAAGCGGGCTAATAATAAATGCATCACCAGCGTATGCGACTAACCCAATTTCGCCTTCATCAATTTTTTCAACTAAATCCATTGCTTTAAAGCGCGCCATCGTTAAACGGTTTGGCTTAATATCTGTTGCCATCATCGAAAATGACATGTCCATGATAACCACCGAACCACGTTCAACATCAAATACAGGTTGTGGGAGTTTTTGCCATGTAGGGCCAGCAAGGGCAAAAATAAATAATAAGCCAATCACTGATGCTGGGATCAGTGACACAGGTTTTTTATTTTCATTGCTGCTTAATAACATATTGGCTAAATGTTTTGGGATAACATGGTGCCAAGCGCTACTTGAAATTCTAATTTTTCTAAGTTGCCAAATAACCCAAACCAGCACAATAACGGCCAGTAACCATAAAGGGCGGATAAAATGAAATTCACTCATTAAATTTGCTCCTCAGACTGTGCTTTGGTCTCAATCGACTCGTCTGTGTGTGCAGCGGAACTGACATTAGTATTTTTATCTACCTTTTTAACAGACTGACTTGAAGTCGTGATATTTTGGGTATTCGAAGACCAGTTAAATACAGAGCCAAAGCTGATATATTTAATCATCAACATTTGAATAATCATTAATACGATAGCGACTGTTAACGGGTAATAAAATAACGCAGTTAATGGACGCATTTGTTGTTGATCTTGCTCAACCGGTTCAAGTTGATCAAGTAATTGATAAATACGGGTCATTGATTCGCCGTCAGTTGCTCTGAAGTACGAACCGCCAGTTTGCTTCGCAATTTTAGTCAAAGTATTTTCGTCTAAATCGCGAGAAGGGTTTACTTTACGAGTACCAAACAGTGAACGTTCAAGCATTACTTCTGCGCCTACACCTATGGTGTAAATGGTGACATCTTTTGCTACGGCTAACTCAAGTGCTTGCTCCGGAGTTATTTTTCCAGAAGTATTTTGGCCATCAGTGACTAACAGTAACACTCGATTGGATTCTTTCTTATTAACAAAGCGTTTAACCCCGAGCGCCATCGCATCGCCAATTGCTGTTTTTTGACCAACTAAGCCAATTGCAGACTCATCGAGCATTTGTTGTATGGTTTTTCTATCGAAGGTCATTGGGGTTTGCATATACGCATCATCGCCAAATAGAATTAACCCTAAGCGATCACCATTTCTGCGTTCTATAAAGTCACCAAGCAATTCTTTAAGCATTACCAAACGATTCACCGTGCTGCCATTTACCCGCATATCTTCAATTTGCATACTGCCGGATAAATCCACTGCGATGATCATTTCTCTACCTTCGGTAGGAATTTGAATAGGGTCGCCTAACCATTGGGGTCTTGTTACCGCCAATACCAACAAACACCAGACAACGACCGCAAACCAAACGGGTAATTGCTGCTGTCCCATAGCCGATGTTTTTGAACTGGCGCCAGGTAGTAGTACAGGTACTTTCAATGCCGCCGAGCTTGCTGCTTTTTTGGGAGATAAGAAATAAACAAATAATGGCAATGGTAACAGTAAGGCAAGCCATGGCCATAAAAAGCTAATCATGGGCAACCTCACTGGTCTTGTTTGCTGCTTCGGTGTTGTTCTTTGCAGAAGAAGTTTGTGCTGTCTTAGATGATTTAATATCAGCGCCTTTACTTTCTATGAAAATAGCTTGGTTAACCCACAATAATGCTGCTTGCTGAAACTCTTGTGAGTAAAGAGAATGAGTAGATTTTCGATACTGTTGCATTAGCGCATTTTCAGCCAGCTTTATAAAACTTGCTTGCTGTTCGTTCGCTAATTTGTTTGTTAAAAATACCAATAATTTATCACCATGTAATGCTGCAACGTCATCACGGCTAAAATAATGCATGCCTACCCACTTTAAAATAGCAATAGACTGCTCAGTAGATAAGTCATCCAATTCGGTTAATTGTTTTATCGCCTGGCGTTTCACTGAGTTTTGCTTACGTTTAGCTGCTATTTTTTTATAAGTGAAAACGGCTATGGCAATTACTGTGATAAGTATGAGCCACCATCCCGGGGCAATTGGCCAACCATGGATGTTTTCGGGCAAGTGGATATCTTGTAAATTCGCTAACGGATCCAAGACTCAACTCCTGATTTTAATTGATGTTCAATGCTACTACCGGCAGAAAAGCTAATAAAGCGAGCTCCGGCCTTTTGATACATGTGTTGTTTTAATTGAGTGAGCATTTGCGCTTTTTGTTGGTAACGCTCAGCAGATTTTTTATCACCAAGCGTAAGTTGTTGTTTTACTTTACCATTCGTTACAGCGACTGATGTTTTATGATGGCTGTCAGGAAGTTCAGACTCTAAAGGATCTGATATTTGGCAAATCACTAATTCACATACGCGGGAGATCTGAGATAGCGGTAACAGAGCTTGTTCATCAAAATGATTTCCATCAGTGATTAAATACACTAATGAGCCAGGACGAGCCAACTGACGTAAACGATTACAATTTTCAATAAAGTAATCATTACTGGTTGGAGTATCTTGCTGCCAATGTTCTAAGCCCTGCAAGTGCAATTCATCCAAGGCGTGCAAATAATGTAGAACACCATTTTGGCGACTTCTCGGTTTAAGCTCTTGATGTTCAAGTTCATTAAAGACTAAACCACCAACTCTGTCGCCGCGCTTTTTGGCATGCCAAGCCACTAAGGCGGCAATATGGGAGGCTTGCACTGATTTAAATAGTAGCTTTGAACCGAAAAACATCGACTGACCCAAATCAGTGGCAATTAACACCGGGCGTTCTACTTCTTCTTTAAATAGTTTGGTATGAGTTTCACCAGTGCGCGCAGTAACGCGCCAATCGATGGCTCTTATATCGTCACCAGTTTGATAATGCCTTACTTCATCAAACTCCATACCTCTGCCTTTAGTGCGAGCGAGGTAGTTACCTGATAAATGACCATGCAAAGCCTTTTTAGGCGCAAGGTTTAACAGTGACGCCTTACCCTGATAAGGTAATAGTTCATCAATCGTTAAATTAATACCGTCACTTTGCAGGGTGCTAAGTTGTTCACTTATACCAGTATTTGCATCATCATTTGAATGCTTATTCCACCACATAGTTTTTACCTATTACTACATCTAAATCATTTAAAAAACGTTTAGCTAAATATGCCACTAACCGACAGCAACTAAGGTTAAAATACGATCAAGGACTTGATTGGTGGTAATACCTTCCGCTTCGGCTTGATAGGTAAGCATTAAGCGATGACGTAAACAGTTATGTAATACGGCTTGAATATCTTCAGGGCTGACAAAGTCTCTGCCATTTAGCCAGGCTCGTGCACGGGAGCATCGATCTAACGCGATAGTTGCGCGTGGGCTGGCGCCGTAGGCTAACCATTTGCCTAGATTTTCATCATACTTTGCACCATCTCGAGTTGCCATGATCAAGTCAACTATGTACTGCTCAAGAACGGGCGCTAAATAAATTTCAAGAGTTTCTTTGCGTGCGTGAAATATTTCCGCTTGGCTGATATTAGTAAGAGGCGCTTTTTTCTCATTTAACGCTTCGCCGCGATTTAATCGCAAAATTTCTAACTCAGAAGCTGCATTTGGATAATCAATTTCTAAATGCATTAAAAAGCGATCCAGTTGCGCTTCTGGAAGTGGGTAAGTACCTTCTTGCTCCAGTGGGTTTTGGGTCGCCATGACCAAAAATAGATCTGGTAATTGATAGGTGGTTTTGCCCACCGTCACTTGACCTTCTGCCATTGCTTCTAATAGTGCAGACTGGACTTTTGCCGGTGCACGGTTAATTTCATCGGCTAAGATTAAGTTTTGAAATAGTGGACCGTGTTGGAATACAAAGGTGCCGTCTTCTGGTCGATAAATGTCAGTACCGGTTAAATCGGCAGGTAATAAATCCGGGGTAAACTGAATGCGATGGAACTCGGCATCAACACCGTCTGCTAATGAATTAATCGCTCGTGTTTTTGCAAGGCCCGGTGGACCTTCAACAATTAGGTGACCATCAGCTAATAATGCGATTAGTAAGTTTTCAACTAATGCGTGTTGACCTACGATTTGTTCACTTAAATGTTCTTGTAATTTAGAAAATTGTTCGATTGCCATAATAATTATTATTTTCCGTAAGCGCAGTTAAATACAGTCATTGTTCGTAAAAAATATATATAAGGATCATGTTATGCGAAATCAATACTTTTAAAAAGGCTCATTTGCAGATAGAATCAAATAAAATGATCAGGTCGGACCTGTTGTAAGGTTGTTTGCAATAATAGTGCAAATGTTAATCGACGATAATAAAGGAAACATGATGGGAATTCAGCAAACCGTAAAAACAGCTCAGGGTGAACGCATTGCAATAGTTGCAGGACTAAGAACGCCGTTTGTAAAGCAAGCGACAGACTTTCACGGCATACCTGCTCTTGATTTAGGCTCTATGGTAGTTAACGAATTAATTGCTAAAAGCGATATCGATCCAGCAATCATTGAGCAATTGGTTTTTGGTCAAGTTGTACAAATGCCAAAAGCACCAAACATTGCTCGTGAAATAGTTCTGGCAACACAAATGAATGTTGCTACCGATGCGTACAGCGTTTCACGAGCTTGTGCTACCAGCTTCCAATCAACGGTGAATGTTGCTGAAAATATCATGCTTGGCAATATCGATGTGGGTATTGCCGGTGGTGCTGATTCAATGTCAGTACCGCCAATTACGGTAACGAAAAAATTAGCTCGTACTTTATTGGACTTATCAAAAGCGAAAACTTTCGGCCAAAAAGCGAAACTTATTACCAGTCTTAAATTAAAAGATTTGTTGCCGGAGCCTCCAGCTGTTGCTGAATACTCGACTGGATTATCTATGGGACAAACGGCAGAGCAGATGGCAAAAACTCATGGTA comes from the Thalassotalea nanhaiensis genome and includes:
- a CDS encoding DUF58 domain-containing protein, giving the protein MWWNKHSNDDANTGISEQLSTLQSDGINLTIDELLPYQGKASLLNLAPKKALHGHLSGNYLARTKGRGMEFDEVRHYQTGDDIRAIDWRVTARTGETHTKLFKEEVERPVLIATDLGQSMFFGSKLLFKSVQASHIAALVAWHAKKRGDRVGGLVFNELEHQELKPRSRQNGVLHYLHALDELHLQGLEHWQQDTPTSNDYFIENCNRLRQLARPGSLVYLITDGNHFDEQALLPLSQISRVCELVICQISDPLESELPDSHHKTSVAVTNGKVKQQLTLGDKKSAERYQQKAQMLTQLKQHMYQKAGARFISFSAGSSIEHQLKSGVESWIR
- a CDS encoding tetratricopeptide repeat protein yields the protein MSEFHFIRPLWLLAVIVLVWVIWQLRKIRISSSAWHHVIPKHLANMLLSSNENKKPVSLIPASVIGLLFIFALAGPTWQKLPQPVFDVERGSVVIMDMSFSMMATDIKPNRLTMARFKAMDLVEKIDEGEIGLVAYAGDAFIISPLTADIENIKLLLPSLSPSIMPELGSNPYPALILANEMLQNAGHLEGDIYWVTDGISSDELSDITDFANEHPHRINILGVGSEQGAPITLANGELMKDRGGNIVIPKMNAPRLARISKNSGGVFSQITADDSDLENLSELKALDAKKEMQNEQDNLGDQWQEMGPYLLLIALPLMLGYFRRGVLFTPVLLSLVIASSLHTPKAEASLWDDLWQTKNQQAQSNFEKQQYAEAAKQFSKPLWQGSSYYKAGDFEKALEAFKQVESTESRYNQGNALAKLQQYDDAINAYDEVLTQNPDHQDAAINKALVEQLKQQEQQQDQSNQEQNSDDSNQEQNQEQSEQQQSGENGDNDNNQDQNQQDGENQDQQQQDQNQQDGENQDQQSQDSQSQESPNGDQNPNEQESEQQSKDNEQQSAEQDESEQEQNAAAQADNAEQDEQQSAQDEQSAGVVDSASNEDAELNQKHEQMLRKVTDDPQLLLRNKMKLEYQKRRQNRSSIGVKEKW
- a CDS encoding DUF4381 domain-containing protein, which translates into the protein MDPLANLQDIHLPENIHGWPIAPGWWLILITVIAIAVFTYKKIAAKRKQNSVKRQAIKQLTELDDLSTEQSIAILKWVGMHYFSRDDVAALHGDKLLVFLTNKLANEQQASFIKLAENALMQQYRKSTHSLYSQEFQQAALLWVNQAIFIESKGADIKSSKTAQTSSAKNNTEAANKTSEVAHD
- a CDS encoding AAA family ATPase, with amino-acid sequence MAIEQFSKLQEHLSEQIVGQHALVENLLIALLADGHLIVEGPPGLAKTRAINSLADGVDAEFHRIQFTPDLLPADLTGTDIYRPEDGTFVFQHGPLFQNLILADEINRAPAKVQSALLEAMAEGQVTVGKTTYQLPDLFLVMATQNPLEQEGTYPLPEAQLDRFLMHLEIDYPNAASELEILRLNRGEALNEKKAPLTNISQAEIFHARKETLEIYLAPVLEQYIVDLIMATRDGAKYDENLGKWLAYGASPRATIALDRCSRARAWLNGRDFVSPEDIQAVLHNCLRHRLMLTYQAEAEGITTNQVLDRILTLVAVG
- a CDS encoding vWA domain-containing protein, producing the protein MISFLWPWLALLLPLPLFVYFLSPKKAASSAALKVPVLLPGASSKTSAMGQQQLPVWFAVVVWCLLVLAVTRPQWLGDPIQIPTEGREMIIAVDLSGSMQIEDMRVNGSTVNRLVMLKELLGDFIERRNGDRLGLILFGDDAYMQTPMTFDRKTIQQMLDESAIGLVGQKTAIGDAMALGVKRFVNKKESNRVLLLVTDGQNTSGKITPEQALELAVAKDVTIYTIGVGAEVMLERSLFGTRKVNPSRDLDENTLTKIAKQTGGSYFRATDGESMTRIYQLLDQLEPVEQDQQQMRPLTALFYYPLTVAIVLMIIQMLMIKYISFGSVFNWSSNTQNITTSSQSVKKVDKNTNVSSAAHTDESIETKAQSEEQI